In Clarias gariepinus isolate MV-2021 ecotype Netherlands chromosome 9, CGAR_prim_01v2, whole genome shotgun sequence, a single window of DNA contains:
- the LOC128530166 gene encoding beta-microseminoprotein E1, whose protein sequence is MKSLLLGVVVCLAPLLISGEFPDCETVEFLKEGETNCIDKTDGKPHDVDTTWTNSECYKCHCSSTGMTCCDTIVPPNNPSPQLCTVEYDYEACQAKVVKRDDPSQPC, encoded by the exons ATG AAGAGTTTGCTCCTCGGTGTGGTCGTGTGTCTGGCTCCTCTTCTGATCAGTGGAGAGTTTCCAGACTGTGAAACAGTGGAATTTTTgaaagaag GTGAAACAAACTGCATCGATAAAACAGATGGAAAACCCCATGATGTGGATACTACTTGGACAAACTCTGAGTGCTACAAATGTCACTGCTCTTCTACTGGCATGACTTGTTGTGACAC AATTGTACCACCGAACAACCCCAGTCCTCAGCTCTGCACTGTGGAGTACGACTACGAGGCGTGCCAGGCCAAAGTCGTGAAAAGGGATGATCCGTCACAACCGTGCTAA